One Helianthus annuus cultivar XRQ/B chromosome 7, HanXRQr2.0-SUNRISE, whole genome shotgun sequence genomic region harbors:
- the LOC118480583 gene encoding NAD(P)H-quinone oxidoreductase subunit H, chloroplastic, which yields MLRASGIEWDLRKVDHYECYDEFDWEVQWQKEGDLLARYLVQISEMTESIKIIQQALEGIPGGPYENLEIRRFDRAKDTVWNEFDYRFISKKPSPTFELSKQELYARVEAPKGELGIFLIGDKGVFPWRYKIRPPGFINLQILPQLVKRMKLADIMTILGSIDIIMGEVDR from the coding sequence ATGCTACGAGCTTCCGGAATAGAATGGGATCTTCGTAAAGTTGATCATTATGAGTGTTACGATGAATTTGATTGGGAAGTCCAATGGCAAAAAGAAGGGGATTTGTTAGCTCGTTATTTAGTACAAATCAGCGAAATGACAGAATCCATAAAAATTATTCAACAGGCCCTAGAAGGAATTCCGGGAGGGCCCTATGAAAATTTAGAAATCCGCCGCTTTGATAGAGCAAAAGATACTGTATGGAATGAGTTTGACTATCGATTCATTAGTAAAAAACCTTCTCCGACTTTTGAATTGTCGAAGCAAGAACTTTATGCGAGAGTCGAAGCACCAAAGGGAGAATTGGGAATTTTTTTGATAGGAGATAAGGGTGTTTTTCCTTGGCGATATAAAATTAGGCCGCCGGGATTTATTAATTTGCAAATTCTTCCTCAGTTAGTTAAAAGAATGAAATTGGCTGATATTATGACGATACTAGGTAGTATAGATATCATTATGGGAGAAGTTGATCGTTAA